The Malus domestica chromosome 17, GDT2T_hap1 genome contains the following window.
TTTAATTCGAATCAGATCAGACCTGCTTCTTTGGTTGACTGTCAATGTCATGCATGCTTTGTGGGAACGTACTAGTGCTGCTCGTCGACTTTGGGAGTTGGCTATGCTCGCTCATTGAGGCACCTAACGCGACGAAAACTTCCGAATGGCCTTTTCTTTCGGTTCTACACATATCACTAAGATGCCGACGGTACATCAAATTCATTCTCATCACCCCTTGAGTtgttaaaaacaagaaaatagtaAATTCTTACACTCAATCCTTATTCAGCTGCACTCGTGCCCGTAAAAGTTGATTTTCCGGCATGGAGTTTTGAGTCTGAAAAAGCTTGTGTAAACATCTATTGTGGTGCCTGTAAAAACTGAATTTCCGGCATGGTAATGAAGCGTGGTGCCTGTAAAAACTGAATTTCCGGCATGGTAATGAGGCGCTTGTACGAGGGTATGCATTTTTTACGACAGTGATTCGTGGTACATGTACAAGTTTATGCACGTTCTATGTCGTTTTTTTCTCGGTGCACTTTGTTTTCTCCCAAACACAGAagaacatggatgaaaattatcACTGATGTCACACAACTTTTATCATAGATTCATAGGCTGCGCCCTATTTTGGACATAGAGAAACTGAAATCTTATTGTCCAAACACTGACTTGCAGGTTATGTCTAACATCCAACTAACGACGGAGGAAAGACAAATGAAGAACGCGACAGCAACGCaatttgacataaaaaaaaaacactagaaCTATATTCATGATCTGATCATCTTTGGAAATAAAGCATACCTGAGAAACGTAATACTCTTCATTTCCGACACATAATTTAAATACATTTCACTGCTAATACTCCTGCATTTAACTTACTTGAGATTCTGAACCAACTTGTTAAATCTACATATCTGCACATCGTTCCTCGATTAAATTACACTGCATGAAGAACACAACTGCAACAACGCAAAATGAAAACGTGTTAAAGGAAAAAATAGGCATAAAGTGTCGAATGATTGCTCTGGAAATCAGCGAAtaaaaatattgcttgaatcgAAAATAGAAACTAGTCAAATGTAAAAGCATACCTGTATTTGGAATAGGCCAGCAAGCCAAGCATGTAAAACAACTTGTGCTCTGCCAGCCACTCAATCATCTCTGCACTTGATCTGATCCTGCAGCTCCAACTTGATTAGCCGGCGCACTGCTTGCTGACCCATTTTCAACTGGTGGGGCCACACCCCATTTGCCTTCCGATTCAAGGGGCTCAAAGACATGAACAGCACCATCCGATAGTCCTAATGCGAACTGATTTGCTTCTTGCGGATGCGCCGCAATCACGAGGGGCTGCACGTTAGAACTGCAGCACAGGGGAAGCAAAAGCGTTGGAATTTTCAACAGCTATCACAAACCCAGTTAGTTTTACCTAACTAGTAACTTTATTGGGAGTTGTTATTTGCACGCCAAAACAGTAATCATGCACTCCTCAATGCTAATCTCCCTTCATTCTTTTACAAAGGAGCGCAGGATTGCTTATTCAGAGTGGCAATAAAAAGTAATCAAAGAGGCACTGCAATTACGACTAGTTATCTGCAGTTTACTATAATTTAGTCAGAGTGGCAATAAAAGTTCTAGCTATACCACTAGATTACGTTATAGCATAAAATCAGACAGGTGCATCATTATTCTTATCACATGGATCAGGAATTATAGTGCATTAAGAATCATGTTAAATTGTTTATAGTTTATGACCATCTCTCAAATTATAGTGCATAAAACATGTATGCACTGAAGGTTCAGCTGACTAAGATTATAAGGTTTTAGATCATACTGCCATGGACAGCAATGAAAAAGAACCTATATCCATCCTATGTAAGTATACTAAACTTGCTTGGTCCCTCATGATTTTCTAAGGTTGGGCACATAACCCAGAATTCAAAGTGTAATCTTAAACCCTAACACGAAGATCGTGTTTAAACTGTTActcaaaataaaaatcaaacataTTCCGGACTTGAAAGTGATAATACAATCCAAATTAAAACTTGAAATGCACCATTGAAATGAAGAAGGAATTACCTGACATTAGCAGGAAGATAAGCAGAAGGATTAATACGACACCGTAGTCTGAGATTTGCAGCACTAAACACACAAACGGTTGCATCTAAAAAGCTGGCATATACAAGCTGGCTATCGCATGAGAATGTTGCATGAGAAATTGGTGCAGCAGAATCACGTGGGACCCACTAAAAccagggaaaaaaaattaatttaaacaaacaattatTGGGGAGGTGATAAATCTTCACAACAATGCTCCTATAGACAAATCTACCTGCTTGACACATTCTAGTTTTGTTGTTTCATATATTGCAAGTTGAGTCTCGTGAACAACCAAGAACTGTTGCTGGTCGTGATGAAACTGTACACGCGTGTCTGATAGTGAAGCTGTCGTTCTTCCAGCTGGAAGCTGCAAGAATCTGGACTTCAGCTTTTCCCATCCATCAGAGCTCCATACGCAAAGCTGAAGAAAGGAGGGGGAAGAAAAAGAATACCCCAACGAACATTAGTGATTTCAGTATCTTTTTCACAAGGACTATTACATTTACAGAAATGCTTGTGTTGCGCGTTTCCAAATTTAACAATTGAATTAATTcttcaaagagaaaaataattcCGAATTTGACAATTGAATTAATTCTTTAAAGAGAAAACTTGGGAGTCGCTGGAAAAAGTTtgaaaaggtaaaatgaatgcATGTTGGATCAGAAACTAGAACACTGTGATATGAGTTGTAAATAAAGGCCATAAATTTgcaagtaaaatacacaaacagtTGTTTTTTCAATGCCTCTAGTTATTTTCTTACATCGGTTAGAGCATACTTGTCGAGGAAAGGTATTTGGGAGTCAGATTCAGTTTCAGTGTACCAGGGAAGACAACTAAATAAGGAATATTAGTTCATGACACCAAAGTTGAAAAGTTCTAATACCTGTGCATCTGCTCCTGATGAAACTAGCACATTCAGTACATGAGAAAATGCCAGGCCAGTTATCCTTTTAGAGTGGCCTTTAAGCTTGCTCTTAACCTGCATCAAGAAAATTACAACAAATTAAGAATCATCTCAAACAGTAAGTTCTAAGACAAATTGCATACGTATGTCATCATACCTCATCTACGCGGACATTATATATCTGAATTGTAGAATCATCCATTCCAATAGCTATAATATTGTTATCTTGAGGATGGAAAGCAAGAAATGTTGCGGCAGGCGGTGGTGGCATGAAAGTTGTCATTGTCTGCACTCGCCAACAAGTTGTGATTATAGCCAGATGAAAAATGGAACGAGGGAAAAAAAGGGCTATCTATTTTTAAGACGTGTTACCTTAAATGTCATCATATTGAACAGGGAAATCTTTCCACCAGATGCTGACATTACATAAGAATCATTCTTGGACAAAGCGAAGCAAGGAACAGCTTCTTCAGGACTTGTGTCAGTAATATCATTGGTCATTAAAATGCCACTTGTGGGTTGCCACAGTTGAGGTGAAACACTAGCAGTTGCCTGCAGGGTATAAAAATTGTTTTGGCATTACAAGACTCGCCTCTCAAATTTATGATGAAAGAACTACAAATGATTGATGGAAACTACTACTAAGCATTTACACACCTTGCTAGTAGAGTTACGCTCACTCCTCTGCCATTTCCATAACAAATGGATGGCGTTTGATGCTAATGCCAAAATTGCACTTCCTGAGTTAGTATAGATTAACCTCGAAATCTGTAAAAATCAAGGATTCATCACATTGATACGGCACCAAGAAAGAAATTATCTCTTAGTTAACTCAAAATATACCATGTAAAAATGCAACGAATCAAACTATTTGGAACAACCTGTAATTAATATAGATAATGGAAAGCATTCATGTCATATTGAAAGATAAAGAGAGATTAACAAAAAGCCATATGTAAGTTATAACTCAGTTGTTGCTGCTGCATAAGTTGTCTATTTCACTTTCATATTTTTGAAGAATGAAATCATGTGAAGCACCATtctgaaaacaaaatattatttgtttCATATAAAAACTACTATGAACGGAAATAAATCACTCATTTCGAGAAGCAGGGTCAGGGCCAAGAAAAAGGtaataatatttttgttgatGAACACATACATTAACTTGTACCATGTAGTAAATGTTCCAAGACCACATACAGATTTATACCGTAAGTTGTAGAACACAAGGAAGTATTTATAAAGTACCATGAGAAGGATTAACCAGACCAGGAACAAACAAATCCATCAATAGACATGAATTTTCCAAGAATAAGGCAATTAGCAATATCATACCTTGGTTACTCTCATGTTTTCAGGTAGCCTCAAGGAACGGCATTGGGATGGTTCACTGATTTCAGTGAGTTTCCAAATCTTTGATTTATCATTGGATTCTTCAGCTATTCTAGGTTTCACATCCCCCAAGTTCCGAGCATCCCCATTCTGGTATAAATATGTTTGAATAATTAAAAGAATCATAAGTGTAGGTAATTTTAAACTCTAATTTACATATAATAAAAGAAGTCCGACTTAAGAACAACAAATGACCATGAGAGACTAATTGCAGAACAAAATGCAATTAGAAACAAGCAAAATAATGACAGTCcaatcaacacaaaaaaaaaaaaaaaaaggatatacAACGAACCATTCCAGAAAGAGCAGCTGCAGCTGCACTTCGTTCAGCCAGTCCGGCACTGCTAGCAGCTGCTTGAATTGGGGTTATTGCAGGCTGAAACAGGTTGAGTGTTAGGCATGCTTAAGTTAATAAAGGATAAGCTTAATTCAATGTAGGTAggcaaaatcaattaaaataccTTTGTCACAACTTCAGAGGTCCTTGACGCCTCATAAGAAAGATGGTTCTCAAATGTTCGCAACAACCGCATTCCATCTGCATTTGCCAAAACTTTAATCCCATTCTCGTTGGCAGAAACAGCCAAGAGAGTGCCATCCTTGTTAAAGCGGATACGAGGGCTTGCCTAGGAATTAGGAAGAGTAAAGATGAGCAGCTGGTATTTTAGAttctattattttaatttacatTAAGGGAATGAACCTACTGGGAGGCCTCCATCAGCATCAACAGTTGTCATAAGTTGAGTGTTGTCCATGTCCCaaaatttaattgaaaaatcaTCACCAGCAGCCAAAAACCGGTTTTTAGTAGTATCGAATTGCACAACACCAAAAGAACGCTTGCGAAAGCCTTGATAGGTCCTCTTCACAGCGCCTTCACTTTCATTCCATTCAACAATATATGACTCACCATCTTTACTTGTCCCACATGAAAATAGCCTGCAACCCACCAGGAAAGAAAAACAacgaaaagaaataaataaccATATAGTTTGCCCATCcagcaaaaggaaaaaggaaactcTGAGCTAAGTAAACTAACCTTGTACCATCAGCACTATAAGCCATGGTCGTACACCAGCGACCGGGAGCATCATAATCAACTCGAGATCCCAAATTGTCATACAGCCAAGCCTTTATCTTTCCATCCAGTGCCGTTGAAAAGATAAACTGAAGCATAGCAGCAAACAGTGAGTATCAAAAGACAAGGACAAACAGGCACCAGAGACAGAAACACAAGGTGTAATTAGTAagaatgaaaaaacaaaataaaataccacAACACCTGAATGTTTTCCTTATAATGTGGGCAGACAGAATAAACTGGAGCCTCGTGACCTTCAAAAGTATATTGTTTTGCACCGGTTGTAGCATCCCACACCTAAATTTATGAAGGAAATCAGCAAGAAACAGATAATGCTCTCCAATGAGACAAGCAAACATGTTAGACAACGAACCAACCTTGATGGTCTTGTCATCCCCACAGGTAATCACACAAAGCTGCTTATTGGGATGGGAGAAAGCTAGATCATTTACTCCACCAACATGTGCATCAATCTACGACAGTAATTCCAGAGTAACCATTAGTACAGAAAACTCATagataacaaaacaaaagtggaAAAAATTGAAACAGCATCTTCAGTATATACCTCTAGGTGTTGTCGTACGTCATCACCCCCATGGTAAGAATATATTTGAACAATATGCCTTGAGTAAGCAACACCTGTAATTGGATTGTAAATGATACAATAATTAGGATCTAATTCAGTCCTTAAATAATTATAAAGCCATAAAACATTTGCCACGGTTACTTCAGTATGCTCAAGCTTACCAAATAAAGCACCATCAGGGCTCCAAATCACACGGTTAACAGACACACCAGGTTCCTTAACTAGAGCAGCCTGAATTTCACGAAGACAAATTTACTTTTCAGTCAACCAACTCATACATTCACAAAGAATACAGTgcacacaattttttttgtcatataTGAACGAGTATAGAAAGGGAAAGACCTGCAGGGGCATTGAGCATGAACTAAGATCCCATACTTTGAAGTTCCTTAAAACTAGTCGCTCCCTAGATCCAACTTCCCACAGCCCAATGTCCCCCACATTGGTACCAACTGAAGCATCACATAGAGAACAATCAACAGTCAATTATGAGCACCAAGACTAGAAGGGAAAACCCCAATTAGCAAACATAAACGTAGAGCCCGAAGGTGTACAAACAAATATAAGGAGCTACTTCAAAAATACAAACCAAGAAGCAAAGTCTGCTGTGAAGGATGAAAATCCATGCTCATGGGTGATGAACCCTGATTCAAAGTCCGTGTGACATTCTTAGGCAAGTCATCAGGTGCATTCAAAGCTTGACTATGACCGTGCCCTTGAAATGTTACTGGCAACATGTTAACAGGGAGATTAACCTGCACGAAAGAACAAACtgtcaaatacaaataaaagctAAATGAGGACGAATATAGAGATCATCATTCAAAAGTTGATCTTTGCAAGTATGTACATACTTCGGTAGAAAGCCCCATCGGCCTTGTTCTTTTAGAAACATGATCAGAATCCCCGGACGGGTACTCCACAGAAGGATTAGTTGGAGGAGTCCTTGGATGTTTCAAGGCAGCTATACAAGGTTATGAAACACCACAATCAAAAACCATATTGATCCCGAAACACCACAATCAAGAACCATCTTATCGGGATCATGATAAATGAAAACGAAGAGATTGAGTATCAACAAATGCATTACCTGTTATTGATGGACCACCAAGACCAATACCTCCTCCTTCAGAAACTGCTGGATGTGTAACAGTGGAAGGATTGGACATCCAACCTGCAAGGGGAATTGGAACCGGGGCTTGTGTAGGTTGAAAAGGCTGAAAGTGCAAAGCCAAGCACATTAACAAAAAGTTAATAACAACAAAGTGTCTACTTCATTAGCGTATGAACAGTTAAGCTAGATAACTTACCCCATGTGCACCTATTTGAGGAAACCCTCCAGCTTTTGGCAAGGACCCTAGCAGTGGGTTGTTTGCTGGCGATGGTGCCCGTGCACCGTTTGGTTGTCCACATGAGTGATCCACAAAAAGTGTTTTTATATCAGGATTTGGTCTTGGGTTCTTACAAAGTTGATGCTGCCAATTTAAGCTTGAATTTACAGAAAGAAAATTAGTTCTCTCTCAAAAGAACCAGAAAGGCCACAATTTGCACAAATAATAGTTACTGGTGTGTGGAAACTTCTGACACCGTTCATcaacaaaaatacaaaagaatCCTGACACCAGATGCTGGAATCATGCAGTGATGTAGCCCGTGCTATATGTAGTAACGAACCATATGCTAAATTAAGATTCAGGCACATTTTTAGGCATTGCAAGAATACTAATGACTTCTTTTTGTTTCCACAGAATTCAAGCCATAACCAACTTTTTGATTGGCCACACAGATGACGTACTTAAACAATAGACTCATTAGCTACTGCTATCAACTTGATGAAATTCTCATTCTGAATGCAATGGGAGACAAAAGCACTCATTCCATACATGGAAACATTAAAGCAAGACCAGTATTTGCAACAATATCCAAAAGTCCCAATGAATCCATACATACATGGAAACATTAAAGCAAGACCAGTATTTGCAACAATATCCAAAAGTCCCAAAGAAGTGCAAAAGCTAATCTTATATAACTGAAGTTGTGGTTTCTGAGTAAGTACCTTTGGTTAATGAGAGTCCGTAGCCTCGAATTCTTAAGGTTTGGAAACTGCAATTTATCACGGAATAAGGGATTTGCTTCAATCAGTTTCTTAAGTTCAACCAACATGATTGCCCTGGCAGACTTTGTATCTCCATACTTGGATAGTTGTTCATTCTCCCTAATAATGCAAGAGACCATTTTTCAGTAACTTTGCCATAACTGTTTTCTAAAGAGACCTTCATATAACGGAATTCTCATACCTAAAGTTCTCCAATGTCAAGAGCTGAGTGATTTCCTTGAAAAGTTCTTCATTGAATGTGGCAAAAACCTTTAAATCCTTTACTAGAATATCCACGGCTTTGGAGCGATCATGCCTGCAAAGTCCAGTCACATTACATGCAATTCAACCATATAATTCCTCAATACCGATCATAAAATTCAACCCACGAAAGTTACCAATGAAATGACATCAAAACATTGTAAGCTTACTTGTCCAGTGCCTCGAGATACTTCTGCTTCCGTATCTCGAAAAAGATTTTCATGGAGTAGCGGTTATCGTCCACTTTAGTGAAGCCGGAGAGGTATTTCTCAACTTCATCCCAATTGCCATTATGCACCTCATCCTCAAAATATTTCATATTGAAGAAAAACCCAGATTCCTGCTCCAGCCTATTTTGTATTTACATCACAAAAGCAATTAATGACGCAGTATACCAGTACATAATCAGCAATTATGCCAACAAAAAagcattaattaaaaaaattaatttaaaattacaGAAGTCAGCCCTACTTGTGAACGgtctctttgaatttttcctcaTCGAGAAACTGCAAGATCAGGAACACCAGCTCCCTACTCAGAGAAGACATCTTGACCGCCCCCTCTTTGATTCCAGAACCAGAAATATCACCAACAATATAACCAGatctgcaaaaataaaaaatattattaaaaaaaaccacATAAATATGAAAGGGGTCAACTTAGAcagctcaaaaatcaaaataaattacaaaataaaaaattaaattcaaaagGAAAATACCCAGAACTAGATCACAAAGCTAAAACACCAGTTTTGCcaataatttcatatattttcacTCATATTTTAAgtaaaatttagaaaaaaaggacaattttttgaacttttttggGGATCAAAGAGGCAAAGAAAGCAGCTTTCTTAAGACCCATGTGGGAATCGAAGatgcaaaagaaaaaggtttcgaaaattcgaaaacccccaaaaaaatatcaacccaaaacaaaaaataaataaaaataaaaacttcaaGAGAAAAATTAGAAGTTAGAGATTTCAGGAGAGAGAAACTCGCACCTTGAGAAAACCAAATCAGAACAAACAGCCACAcatccagaagaagaagaaaaagagagagagagagagagagagagagagagagacagagctcGGAgaaagctttctctctctagaaacttATAGTAAACTCTCCTCTCTCCAgaaaatttttgtatttatatttttcagaGAGAAACGAGGACGTTAAACTTACGGAAATGGGTGATTTTATAGGAGGCCGGGCGACAGATAAACAAGATGATAAGTACTTGTGCTTATCATCCATCCTCTACTTATCAAGCAATAGGTTATCGTAGCCTGTGATAGGGTTCTATGATCTGCACAGTCGCTTATGCGTAGGGCAAATGGAGGTGGGCCCCACTTGGCCGGCTACGTTTGTCGAGTCCACCGGAGCGGAATCTGTAGCTGACACTGTACTTCAGCTGAAGAGTTGAACAAGACCTAGAGCAGTTATCCCGTACATCGCAGACAATTGTGCACCCGTACGTCATGCCGCTGGATGTATCAAATAAGGTAGACATTTGACTTTTCTGAAAATATAAACGGCTGAAATTAACCTGATGCGAACCTGAAAAGGATGGGAACTGAACTTGGAAAGCGAAATTCACCACCATCAGATCCCCTTAACAAACGACAAGCTCTCTGGGACGGTCCCACAAAAGTTCGACCCCAGATTTTGCGAAATATTACGAAACATACCACTGGGACACTTAATACGGTTTAAATTCATTGTGTATCACGTGATACGGTGAGACGGGTGATGATTGCGATATGATATTTTAAAGTCACGAAGTGGTTTTCGTTTACTGGCTCGCGATATGAGGTTTGAGATTTCGTATGGCAATTATTCATTTAATTTAGCTGGGAAGGATTTATTGAGGATATTGGATATATAGTTAAGGCTGTGGTTTTAGAGTCGTAACGTGGGGTTTTGTCCACCTCACCAGTTCCGGAAGTACCTGGACCACTGACAAAATTGGGTTCTCTTTAGAAAAAAATAGTACGAGGCAGGCTAATTATTTAAGAGGTGTGCTATCcatatcttttttttatttctcacatatccttattaatttttgtatgTTGATCTTCtacaattcattcgatccgacaatcgaaaactaaaaatgtatgagagaagtaaaaaataatgtgtggatatcacaccccttattTAAAACaagttttataaattataaGACGTGGttattgataattttttttattacgtattattaattaatgtgtttatatttttcaacccAATGTACCAAAAATTCTAGCGAATTGGGTTATCCTTTAGGGCGGCAGAAGAAAACTATGGACCCGAAATTCGGTGTGTCGAGAATATTcatcagaggaagaagaaagagatagTCTGGGTTAGGAAGAAGGGAGAGATTTTTCGGTATGATCGTCACGTAAGGTGGTAAACCATATGTTTTCATACAAATGATAAGATATgtatgttaaaaggttaataacttaaaaattaaaaactttcaTCATGTGTATCATCCAGGcttccgtcacaactaaaaattatcCGGAAGAAGGAAGGTTAAAAGGGCTTTTAGTAGGGGTCAAACTAGAATTATAATAGTGAGTTTTGTACGGCATTAAAagctttgtgtgtgtgttgatgAGTGGAGACTTCACAGACATCTCAAGTCATACCGGGGCAGGGAATATGATACCCATGTGTCTGACCGCATTACCTAACCACCGCCATGAGCCCAAAGCAACGAGTAACGTAAATTCTGCAAATCAAAGAGCTCCATCCCTTTTACTATATTTGGTGtctaagaattaaaattaatcagatcattcattttaattttgaattaagtttttgattaaaaatattttgattAATATATAGAACTTTTTGGAAAGAGTTGTGTAGCTTCAGATATATTCAAAAAGTATTTGAAGAGATATGAAAAAGCTTATATAATTGGAGTCTCGGTTCCGTCGTAGatcatctctttctttttcccatctctcccATACAAAACCTTACAGAGAGTAAACACTCAAAGCAATTCGTCAGAATTCTATAATTCAGTACGGGTTGTAAAATTAGATACTTGTATCCTGGTCGAACAGACGTCacagaaccacaagcacaagagtgagacGGAAATACTGTTCAATTGACATAGCTTTTGCGCTAGCCTCTATTT
Protein-coding sequences here:
- the LOC103436065 gene encoding protein TOPLESS, whose amino-acid sequence is MSSLSRELVFLILQFLDEEKFKETVHKLEQESGFFFNMKYFEDEVHNGNWDEVEKYLSGFTKVDDNRYSMKIFFEIRKQKYLEALDKHDRSKAVDILVKDLKVFATFNEELFKEITQLLTLENFRENEQLSKYGDTKSARAIMLVELKKLIEANPLFRDKLQFPNLKNSRLRTLINQSLNWQHQLCKNPRPNPDIKTLFVDHSCGQPNGARAPSPANNPLLGSLPKAGGFPQIGAHGPFQPTQAPVPIPLAGWMSNPSTVTHPAVSEGGGIGLGGPSITAALKHPRTPPTNPSVEYPSGDSDHVSKRTRPMGLSTEVNLPVNMLPVTFQGHGHSQALNAPDDLPKNVTRTLNQGSSPMSMDFHPSQQTLLLVGTNVGDIGLWEVGSRERLVLRNFKVWDLSSCSMPLQAALVKEPGVSVNRVIWSPDGALFGVAYSRHIVQIYSYHGGDDVRQHLEIDAHVGGVNDLAFSHPNKQLCVITCGDDKTIKVWDATTGAKQYTFEGHEAPVYSVCPHYKENIQFIFSTALDGKIKAWLYDNLGSRVDYDAPGRWCTTMAYSADGTRLFSCGTSKDGESYIVEWNESEGAVKRTYQGFRKRSFGVVQFDTTKNRFLAAGDDFSIKFWDMDNTQLMTTVDADGGLPASPRIRFNKDGTLLAVSANENGIKVLANADGMRLLRTFENHLSYEASRTSEVVTKPAITPIQAAASSAGLAERSAAAAALSGMNGDARNLGDVKPRIAEESNDKSKIWKLTEISEPSQCRSLRLPENMRVTKISRLIYTNSGSAILALASNAIHLLWKWQRSERNSTSKATASVSPQLWQPTSGILMTNDITDTSPEEAVPCFALSKNDSYVMSASGGKISLFNMMTFKTMTTFMPPPPAATFLAFHPQDNNIIAIGMDDSTIQIYNVRVDEVKSKLKGHSKRITGLAFSHVLNVLVSSGADAQLCVWSSDGWEKLKSRFLQLPAGRTTASLSDTRVQFHHDQQQFLVVHETQLAIYETTKLECVKQWVPRDSAAPISHATFSCDSQLVYASFLDATVCVFSAANLRLRCRINPSAYLPANVSSNVQPLVIAAHPQEANQFALGLSDGAVHVFEPLESEGKWGVAPPVENGSASSAPANQVGAAGSDQVQR